TGTACAATCATTTTCCGTCCAAGGACGTGCTGATTTCGGCCTATCTGGCGCGGCGCTTCGTGGCTCCGCGCCCATCAGACAAATCGCCGGTCGAGCAGATTCTCGGCACTTTCGATTCGCTGGAGCGGCGTTTTTCGGCGAAGGATTTTCGCGGCTGCCCCTTTGTCAATGCGGTTGCCGAACTCGGCGAAGACCGGTCGGTCCGCAAGGTTGCCGTCGCCTTCAAGGAAAGCCGACGCCTCTGGTTTCGCGATTTGCTGATGCAGCTCGGCGTCCCTGATCCGGATGCACTGGCGACGCAGCTCGCGCTGCTGGTCGACGGTTCAATCGCGCAGGATCTGGTCCGAAACGATCCGGCGATGGCGCGCGCGGCAAAGGAAGCGGCGACGGTGCTGCTAAGGAATTCGGGGGTGAAGGTGAGCGGGAGCGCAGCCACGAACAAGCGCGCGGCAAAAAAACGGCCTTCAAGGCCGGCCTCTTGAGGCCCTCTCCGCCGTCGTCCCTGCGAAAGCAGGGACCCATACGCCGTGGCCTTTCAGTAAGGCGATGTGGTAGTTAGCTTCCTAATAACAAGCGCCGGTGGCTATGGGTCCCTGCTTTCGCAGGGACAACCAAAAGCCGCGCAAGAACATGACGGCAAAGGGAGCGAAAATGGAAGATTTGAAAGTCACCGCCAACGGTTACGACTTCAAGCCGGCGCAGGCGGCGATGCAGCGCTACATCGACAACAACCTGCTGTCAGGCATTTCCTGGGCGGTGATGGTCGGACGCGACCTCGTCGACGTGAATTGCGTCGGCTGGGCCGACAAGGAAGCGCAGACGCCGCTCCGCACCGACCACATCTTCCGCGTCTTTTCCAACACCAAGCTGATCACCTCCTGCGCCGCGCTGCTGCTGTTCGAGGAAGGCAAACTCGGGCTCGATGATCCCATTGAAAAGTTTATTCCGCAGCTCGGAAATCGCAAAGTGCTGCGCGCGGGCGCAACGTCGCTTGACGACACGGAGCCCGCGAAGAGCTCGATCACCATCCGTCAGCTCCTGAGCCACAGTTCAGGTCTGAGCTACGGCTTTTTCGATCCGGGCACCGTCATCTTCAAGGCGCTCAACGAGCGCGGGGTGCACGACCCGAGAACGACTCTGGCACAGATGGTGGATGTGCTGGCCGATCTGCCGCTGATCTACCATCCTGGTACGTCGTGGGAATACTCGCTCGCCATCGACGTCGTCGCGCGGCTGGTGGAAGTCATCAGCGGCCAGAGTTTTGATAGATTCATCCAGGCGCGCATCCTCGATCCGCTCGGAATGGTCGATACCGGCTTTGTCGTTCCGGAGAAGGATCAAGGCCGCCTTGTCGCCTATTACGCCGGCGCGGACCTGATGGAACCGATGAAGCCGGGCCTCACCCGGACCGACAACGCGCCCTTCCCCGGCGCCTATCTGCGTCCCATCGCAAGACTGAATGGCGGCGGCGGACTGGTTTCAACGCTGCCCGATATGGTCGCATTGATCCGAAGCCTGCTGCCGGGCGGCAAAACCCTGCTCAAGCCGGAGACGATTGCGCTGATGATGACCAACCAGTTGCCCGAGGGCCAGTGGATTCGCTTTGCCCTGATGGGACCACAGCCCGGCAAGGTGCACGGACTTGCCGGCGGCATGATCCAGCAGCCCTCTCCGCTCGATCATCCCGATGC
This portion of the Bradyrhizobium sp. AZCC 2262 genome encodes:
- a CDS encoding TetR/AcrR family transcriptional regulator; translation: MATLPAKPAMKDRILETADRLFYLQGIRAVGVDTIAAEIGISKRTLYNHFPSKDVLISAYLARRFVAPRPSDKSPVEQILGTFDSLERRFSAKDFRGCPFVNAVAELGEDRSVRKVAVAFKESRRLWFRDLLMQLGVPDPDALATQLALLVDGSIAQDLVRNDPAMARAAKEAATVLLRNSGVKVSGSAATNKRAAKKRPSRPAS
- a CDS encoding serine hydrolase domain-containing protein, coding for MEDLKVTANGYDFKPAQAAMQRYIDNNLLSGISWAVMVGRDLVDVNCVGWADKEAQTPLRTDHIFRVFSNTKLITSCAALLLFEEGKLGLDDPIEKFIPQLGNRKVLRAGATSLDDTEPAKSSITIRQLLSHSSGLSYGFFDPGTVIFKALNERGVHDPRTTLAQMVDVLADLPLIYHPGTSWEYSLAIDVVARLVEVISGQSFDRFIQARILDPLGMVDTGFVVPEKDQGRLVAYYAGADLMEPMKPGLTRTDNAPFPGAYLRPIARLNGGGGLVSTLPDMVALIRSLLPGGKTLLKPETIALMMTNQLPEGQWIRFALMGPQPGKVHGLAGGMIQQPSPLDHPDAAGELYWGGVAGTQWWISPKHNMAGVMMAQRQMAFVHPFSFEFKRLAYEAVKQSAKVIA